The Rhododendron vialii isolate Sample 1 chromosome 6a, ASM3025357v1 genome includes a window with the following:
- the LOC131329519 gene encoding protein WHAT'S THIS FACTOR 9, mitochondrial translates to MQSLRRSLPRRRRHEFHRSLFDVASIKWVRDRAIDHAVEKEGNLQPLLNLKNLLKFEPSKSLPLPLIAQHRESLGIASRPVDFIRRYPSVFQEFFPGGIGIHPHVKLTPEILLLDAEEHFIYQSDDNKRAGADRLLKLLMLARINKFPLHIVERLKWDLGLPHDFTQTLVPEFPDYFQVTGGNGNRSDPHLELVCWSDKLAVSVMEKKACKKGTPIAFPLQYSRGFEVDKKFKKWVDEWQKLPYVSPYENALHLPAKSDEADKWAVSVLHELLHLLIAKKTDRENVLLLGECLGLRARFKRALLQHPGIFYLSSKIGTHTVILREGYKRNLLIENHPLMDMRGKYIHLMNTIKEDKKTKGLQSKNTQQPKLAHSSKGEGEEMQDGETEKGRDGESYDFSDSEVEEGSDDDYSDADRSQMVSQVNARGDRVKTRRTLKYEAKRPLRSPNSLEGRNPRKTRNKEPTEVSRNTVMHGRRKIRGQSPGRLEFSRDRGRPNLDTKASVLK, encoded by the coding sequence ATGCAATCTCTTCGACGCTCTCTcccccgccgccgccgccacgaGTTCCACCGCTCCTTGTTCGACGTCGCATCCATCAAATGGGTCCGAGACCGAGCCATCGACCACGCCGTGGAGAAAGAAGGAAACCTCCAACCCTTGCTCAACCTCAAGAACCTCCTCAAGTTCGAGCCGTCCAAGTCCCTCCCACTCCCTCTCATCGCCCAGCACAGAGAGTCCCTCGGCATCGCCTCCCGCCCCGTCGATTTCATCCGCAGGTACCCTTCCGTCTTCCAAGAATTCTTCCCCGGTGGAATCGGTATCCACCCGCACGTCAAATTGACCCCCGAAATACTCTTGCTCGATGCCGAGGAACACTTTATTTACCAGAGCGATGATAACAAAAGAGCAGGCGCTGACCGCCTTTTGAAGCTCTTGATGTTAGCTAGAATCAATAAATTCCCATTACACATCGTAGAAAGGTTGAAATGGGACTTGGGTTTGCCCCATGATTTTACCCAAACCCTGGTCCCCGAGTTTCCTGACTATTTTCAAGTCACTGGTGGGAATGGGAATCGTTCTGATCCCCATCTTGAATTGGTGTGTTGGAGCGACAAGCTGGCGGTTTCGGTGATGGAGAAGAAGGCTTGCAAAAAGGGTACGCCTATTGCGTTCCCTTTGCAATACTCAAGAGGTTTCGAGGTGGATAAGAAGTTCAAGAAGTGGGTTGATGAGTGGCAGAAGCTGCCTTATGTTTCTCCGTATGAAAATGCATTACATCTACCGGCCAAGAGTGACGAGGCAGATAAATGGGCCGTGTCGGTGCTGCACGAGCTTCTCCATCTTCTTATTGCGAAGAAGACGGACAGAGAAAATGTGCTTTTGCTTGGGGAGTGTTTGGGGCTCCGAGCGAGGTTTAAAAGGGCATTGCTTCAGCACCCTGGTATATTTTATCTTTCGAGTAAAATTGGGACACATACCGTGATTTTGAGGGAGGGTTACAAGAGGAATCTGCTGATTGAGAATCATCCGTTGATGGATATGAGGGGTAAGTATATTCATCTGATGAACACAATTAAGGAagataagaaaacaaaaggttTGCAGAGTAAAAATACTCAGCAACCGAAATTGGCCCATTCTTccaaaggagaaggagaagaaatgcAGGATGGTGAAACTGAAAAGGGACGAGATGGGGAGTCATATGACTTTTCAGATTCTGAGGTTGAGGAAGGCAGTGATGATGACTATAGTGATGCGGATAGGAGTCAAATGGTTTCTCAGGTGAATGCTAGAGGTGATAGAGTTAAGACAAGGAGGACACTGAAGTATGAGGCTAAGAGGCCTTTAAGATCTCCAAATAGTTTAGAAGGAAGAAACCCCAGGAAGACAAGAAACAAAGAACCCACTGAAGTTTCTCGAAATACAGTAATGCATGGAAGGCGTAAAATTCGTGGGCAGTCACCCGGGAGATTGGAATTCTCAAGAGATAGGGGGCGGCCAAATTTGGATACGAAAGCTTCTGTTTTGAAATGA
- the LOC131328492 gene encoding uncharacterized protein LOC131328492 produces MAEDQQAQLTEIRQDTHTQFTEIREMLQEMTLQIRQRPGRVDEDRALGFAHRQPRNQDRNRAGGFARGATGRRQMVIHDAESEEFEPEDNEEQEDRPVGRQQHRFDDYRMKVDLPTFNGNLQMEEFLDWVSEVERFLNMMEVPESKQVKMVAYKLKSGAAVWWDQLQARRRRQGKESVTTWRRMKQLMMERFLPSDYDQHLFRSYQNCSQGSRSVFDYTTEFNRLSERNNLSETEGQRVARYMNGLKPTIQERIGLQPVWKVDDALNLAIKAEQLERKPANSGYRRESFVPAADKGKEKQPTVPAFQPKVTVGGGSKFGGANQAGSSNNRNVTKAPNPYAKPFGDKCFRCSKPGHRSNECPDRKVGLVEEGGEEDGPEEDWPEENSYDVDYAEEDGERVNCVVQRVLFAPRAEGSNQRHNIFRSSCSINQKVCDLIVDSGSCESFVAKRLVDHLKLPTEPHPSPYSIGWIKKGPTVKVTEICKLPLSIGKIYRSEVICDVIEMDASHVLLGSHVLLGRPWQFDVDIVYKGRDNTYSFNWESRKVVMAPSIHKEPIKPPKIEGSSFLTIATSEAEFVTDFKESEHVYAMVVKSLVVEERDKAKILIVPVPKKIQPLLEEFEELVTEDVPNELPPMRDIQHAIDLVPGASLPNLPHYRMSPKENEILREKVEELLQKGHIRESLSPCGVPALLTPKKDGSWRMCVDSRAINKITIKYRFPIPRLDDMLDMLDGSKWFSKIDLRSGYH; encoded by the coding sequence AGGATTTGCTCGAGGCGCAACCGGTCGTCGTCAGATGGTAATACATGATGCTGAGAGTGAAGAATTCGAACCTGAGGAtaatgaagaacaagaagaccGTCCCGTCGGGCGACAACAACACCGGTTCGATGATTATCGCATGAAGGTGGACCTTCCCACGTTCAATGGTAATTTACAGATGGAGGAGTTTCTTGACTGGGTTTCAGAGGTTGAGAGGTTCCTTAATATGATGGAGGTTCCCGAGTCGAAGCAAGTAAAGATGGTCGCTTATAAACTAAAGAGCGGCGCTGCAGTTTGGTGGGACCAATTGCAGGCGAGACGACGGAGGCAAGGAAAAGAGTCTGTGACAACATGGCGCAGAATGAAACAGCTTATGATGGAGAGGTTTTTGCCGTCTGACTATGACCAACATCTGTTCCGATCATACCAGAACTGTTCGCAAGGATCTAGGTCTGTTTTTGATTACACGACTGAATTCAATCGACTCTCAGAACGTAATAATCTGAGTGAGACTGAAGGTCAGCGCGTAGCGAGGTACATGAACGGGTTGAAGCCCACAATTCAGGAAAGGATAGGATTGCAGCCTGTTTGGAAAGTTGACGACGCCCTTAACTTAGCGATTAAGGCCGAACAGCTGGAGCGTAAACCAGCCAATTCAGGGTACCGTCGAGAGTCGTTTGTTCCTGCTGCTGATAAGGGAAAAGAGAAACAGCCAACAGTGCCTGCTTTTCAACCTAAGGTTACAGTTGGTGGTGGTTCTAAATTTGGAGGAGCTAATCAAGCAGGTAGCTCCAATAACAGAAACGTAACTAAAGCCCCTAATCCATATGCCAAGCCATTTGGGGATAAGTGTTTTCGGTGTAGCAAGCCTGGACACCGCTCCAATGAGTGTCCAGATCGGAAGGTGGGCCTGGTAGAAGAGGGTGGCGAAGAAGATGGGCCTGAAGAGGATTGGCCAGAAGAAAATTCTTATGATGTAGATTATGCAGAGGAGGACGGGGAACGAGTGAATTGTGTGGTGCAACGGGTGTTATTCGCGCCGAGAGCAGAAGGTTCCAATCAGCGTCATAACATCTTTCGATCAAGCTGCTCCATCAATCAGAAAGTATGTGACTTGATCGTGGACAGTGGGAGTTGTGAGAGTTTTGTGGCAAAAAGACTGGTGGACCATCTGAAGTTACCAACCGAACCTCATCCCTCTCCATATAGCATCGGTTGGATAAAGAAAGGCCCTACGGTGAAGGTAACTGAAATCTGTAAACTTCCTCTTTCAATTGGGAAAATTTATAGATCTGAAGTTATCTGTGATGTAATTGAGATGGATGCTAGCCATGTACTGTTAGGTAGCCATGTACTGTTAGGTAGACCTTGGCAGTTTGATGTTGATATTGTTTATAAGGGTCGTGATAATACTTATAGTTTTAATTGGGAGTCACGTAAGGTTGTTATGGCTCCTTCCATTCATAAAGAGCCTATCAAACCCCCTAAAATAGAGGGGTCTTCGTTTCTAACAATTGCTACTTCCGAAGCTGAGTTTGTGACAGATTTCAAGGAGTCGGAACATGTTTATGCTATGGTGGTGAAGTCTCTGGTTGTGGAGGAAAGGGACAAAGCAAAGATTCTGATAGTTCCTGTACCTAAAAAGATACAGCCATTATTGGAGGAATTTGAGGAGCTTGTTACTGAAGATGTGCCTAATGAGCTCCCTCCAATGAGAGATATTCAGCATGCGATTGATTTGGTGCCTGGGGCAAGTCTGCCCAACCTACCACATTATCGGATGAGTCCGAAGGAAAATGAGATTCTGAGGGAGAAAGTAGAGGAGTTGTTGCAGAAGGGGCACATTCGGGAGAGTTTGAGTCCATGTGGTGTTCCAGCCTTGTTGACGCCAAAGAAAGATGGGAGTTGGCGTATGTGCGTGGACAGTCGGGCCATCAACAAAATAACCATCAAGTATAGATTTCCAATTCCTCGCCTGGATGATATGCTTGATATGTTGGATGGGTCGAAGTGGTTTTCGAAGATTGATTTGCGGAGCGGGTACCATTAG